One region of Sulfuriroseicoccus oceanibius genomic DNA includes:
- the rho gene encoding transcription termination factor Rho, whose translation MSESDNTPPTGAEDAQAAPKKKTTRKKVAAKKTAAKKTAAKKTTTKKTAAKKTTAKKTTRKKAATKKVASEAPAEPTPAPKATSTDESPKRDIKPAAEKPAPEKTAPPKESTPPAQPAANTPAPQSAPTEEPSKPKVTRESISRRPRRDNRERTDDQDERGERNERNDRRGGRRNDRDRDREPSDSNDEQGERSDRNDRRGGRRNDRRGGRNNRDRNRRGGRNNRRGRRNDNDQPDVDTDHDFDEIDDDPNVKPGFRDRKRNREQLKLDTARPCEGFLEISTKGFGFLRTRQSGFQPSPSDVFVLPDTVRHFGLRQGMMIIGEACDGPRGPQMTDVKSVNGRSPEAFKALSYFEELTAINPDRRFVLETTPDRYTTRVIDMMTPIGRGQRGLIVAPPRAGKTTLLQHIAEAISENYEDVHLMTLLIDERPEEVTALTRSLPNAEVFASSNDNDARSHMRVAEFAIERAKRLVEEGRDVFILLDSITRLGRAFNNAKRGKGRSMSGGVDIRALEIPRKLFAAARNTREAGSLTIIATALIETGSRADDLIFQEFKGTGNMELVLDRKIAQKYVYPAVDIFRSGTRREELLLPPHQLAKISLIRRGLSGHKPIEAIERLLTFLERFPNNAQMLMEIKAQGY comes from the coding sequence ATGTCCGAATCCGACAACACTCCTCCAACCGGCGCCGAAGACGCCCAAGCCGCGCCGAAGAAGAAGACCACGCGCAAAAAAGTAGCGGCAAAGAAAACCGCTGCCAAAAAGACCGCGGCAAAGAAGACGACTACCAAAAAGACGGCAGCCAAGAAAACCACCGCGAAGAAAACGACGCGCAAAAAGGCAGCCACCAAGAAAGTCGCCAGCGAGGCACCTGCGGAACCAACACCGGCTCCAAAAGCAACGTCCACTGACGAATCTCCAAAGCGAGACATCAAGCCCGCTGCGGAAAAACCCGCACCAGAAAAGACGGCACCACCAAAGGAGAGCACACCTCCAGCCCAACCTGCTGCAAATACGCCCGCCCCTCAATCCGCACCGACCGAGGAACCATCCAAACCCAAGGTCACACGCGAATCCATTTCCCGCCGCCCACGACGCGACAACCGCGAACGGACCGACGATCAAGACGAACGCGGCGAGCGCAACGAGCGCAATGACCGACGCGGCGGACGCCGCAACGACCGCGATCGCGATCGCGAACCGTCAGACTCAAACGACGAGCAAGGCGAGCGCTCAGATCGCAATGACCGGCGCGGAGGACGCCGCAACGACCGACGCGGTGGACGTAACAACCGCGACCGCAACCGACGCGGCGGGCGCAACAACCGCCGCGGACGCCGCAACGACAACGACCAGCCAGACGTCGACACCGATCACGATTTCGACGAAATCGACGACGATCCAAACGTCAAGCCAGGCTTCCGCGACCGCAAGCGCAACCGCGAGCAACTCAAACTCGACACCGCGCGCCCATGCGAAGGGTTCCTGGAGATTTCCACCAAAGGATTCGGCTTCCTGCGCACCCGCCAGTCCGGCTTCCAGCCATCGCCATCAGACGTCTTCGTCCTCCCGGACACCGTGCGCCACTTCGGCCTGCGCCAGGGCATGATGATTATCGGTGAAGCTTGTGACGGCCCGCGCGGCCCGCAGATGACCGACGTCAAATCCGTCAACGGCCGCTCACCGGAAGCCTTTAAGGCGCTTTCCTACTTTGAGGAACTGACCGCGATCAACCCGGATCGCCGTTTCGTTCTGGAAACCACACCGGATCGTTACACCACCCGCGTGATCGACATGATGACCCCGATTGGCCGAGGCCAGCGAGGACTGATCGTCGCCCCACCGCGCGCCGGTAAGACCACCCTGCTTCAGCACATTGCCGAAGCCATCAGCGAGAACTACGAGGACGTTCACTTGATGACATTGCTCATCGACGAGCGTCCGGAAGAAGTCACCGCACTCACCCGCTCGCTGCCGAACGCCGAAGTATTTGCCAGCTCAAACGACAACGACGCCCGCAGTCACATGCGTGTCGCCGAGTTCGCCATCGAGCGCGCCAAGCGCCTCGTCGAAGAAGGGCGTGACGTCTTCATCCTGCTCGACTCCATCACCCGTCTCGGCCGCGCGTTCAACAACGCCAAGCGAGGCAAAGGCCGCAGCATGTCGGGCGGTGTCGATATCCGCGCACTGGAAATTCCACGTAAACTCTTCGCTGCCGCGCGCAACACCCGCGAAGCAGGCTCGCTGACCATCATCGCCACCGCGTTGATCGAAACCGGAAGCCGCGCCGACGACCTGATTTTCCAGGAGTTCAAAGGCACCGGTAACATGGAACTGGTTCTCGACCGCAAGATCGCGCAAAAGTACGTCTACCCAGCCGTCGATATCTTCCGCTCCGGCACCCGCCGCGAAGAACTGCTGCTGCCGCCACACCAACTGGCGAAGATCTCACTCATCCGCCGCGGTCTCTCGGGCCACAAGCCGATCGAAGCCATCGAGCGCTTGCTCACCTTCCTTGAGCGCTTCCCGAACAACGCGCAGATGCTAATGGAGATCAAAGCCCAGGGATACTAA
- a CDS encoding valine--tRNA ligase: protein MAGSQNTNELPKAYEPTDVEEKWQRRWIDGKCFSGNPASDKDAYSIVIPPPNVTGMLHLGHVLNNTIQDILARRARQQGKEVMWLPGCDHAGIATQVRVEKELRKTEGKTRHDLGRDAFLEKVWEWKEDHGGIIFKQLRRLGCSLDWERERFTLDEDYTEWVLHVFVQLFKEGFIYRGKRMVNWCPISLTALSDEEVIMKPQRSKLYTMRYEIVDRPGEFFLIATTRPETLMGDVAVAVHPNDERYKDLIGKKVRRPFPAAEIPIIADEHVEMEFGTGALKITPAHDPADFEIGQRHDLEAIDVLTPDGKVNCPECPELHGLDRFAARKKAAEMLEEMGLIEKIEDYENNVGFSERADVPVEPRLSMQWFLKYPAVDDAAAAVANDEITFRPARWKKTYAHWMENLQDWCISRQLWWGHRIPVWYRKEKAFELREAASLDVANLEAGDLHVGTEPPADAENWEQDADVLDTWFSSWLWPFATMTKVGEKSDTLKKFYPTTDLVTGPDIIFFWVARMIMAGFHFEGQKPFNNVFFTSIIRDIKGRKMSKSLGNSPDPLDLMAEYGADGLRFGLMRIAPTGTDVKFDESQIGEGRNFANKLYNAVRFRLMQGNAGTSSDLDITELELTDVHIDILAKLDQLAIDLENAYADYQFNTVTQVLYQFFWNEYCDWFVEASKGSLREEEGSAARTATLWVIDTVLERFLAHLHPFMPHITEELWETLGFAGDSGLPLMQTPINTTPVLAKLDAAAVATAKATATALYETVGRARNLKAEYNLASNKNVRFVLAPAGDAPSQATLDTLQLLAGSKAVDVDPNFDAPKGTPSAITPLGALTMPLEGLIDLDAERSRLTKEIGKVEGELKKSRGKLSNPSFAERAPEAVVNTERERLKEWESKLAQLQEMLAALG from the coding sequence ATGGCAGGATCTCAGAACACCAACGAATTGCCGAAGGCCTACGAGCCGACGGATGTCGAAGAAAAGTGGCAGCGCCGCTGGATCGACGGCAAGTGCTTTAGCGGCAACCCGGCGTCGGACAAAGACGCCTATTCCATCGTGATCCCGCCGCCGAACGTAACCGGCATGCTCCACCTGGGACACGTGTTGAACAACACCATCCAGGACATCCTCGCCCGCCGCGCACGCCAGCAGGGCAAGGAAGTCATGTGGCTCCCAGGCTGCGACCACGCCGGCATCGCCACCCAGGTGCGCGTGGAAAAAGAACTGCGCAAAACCGAAGGCAAAACCCGCCACGACCTCGGACGTGACGCATTCCTCGAAAAAGTCTGGGAATGGAAAGAAGACCACGGTGGCATCATTTTCAAACAACTGCGCCGCCTCGGCTGCTCACTCGACTGGGAACGCGAACGCTTCACCCTCGACGAAGATTACACCGAGTGGGTGCTGCATGTGTTCGTCCAGCTCTTCAAGGAAGGCTTCATCTACCGTGGCAAGCGCATGGTCAACTGGTGCCCGATCTCGCTCACCGCGTTGTCGGACGAGGAAGTGATCATGAAGCCACAGCGCTCGAAGCTTTACACGATGCGCTACGAGATCGTGGATCGCCCGGGTGAGTTCTTCCTGATCGCCACCACGCGTCCCGAGACCCTCATGGGGGACGTGGCCGTGGCCGTTCACCCGAATGACGAGCGTTACAAAGATCTCATCGGCAAAAAAGTGCGCCGCCCATTCCCAGCCGCCGAAATTCCAATCATCGCCGACGAACACGTCGAGATGGAGTTCGGAACCGGTGCGCTCAAGATCACTCCTGCCCACGACCCGGCTGACTTTGAAATCGGCCAGCGCCACGACTTGGAAGCCATCGACGTCCTCACACCGGACGGCAAGGTCAACTGCCCTGAATGCCCTGAACTCCACGGACTCGACCGCTTCGCCGCCCGTAAGAAGGCTGCCGAGATGCTCGAAGAGATGGGCTTGATCGAAAAGATCGAAGACTACGAGAACAACGTCGGCTTCTCCGAGCGTGCGGACGTTCCTGTGGAACCACGCCTCTCGATGCAGTGGTTCCTCAAATACCCTGCCGTCGATGACGCTGCCGCCGCTGTCGCCAACGATGAGATCACCTTCCGCCCGGCCCGCTGGAAAAAGACTTACGCCCACTGGATGGAAAACCTCCAGGACTGGTGCATCAGCCGCCAGCTGTGGTGGGGCCACCGCATCCCGGTCTGGTACCGCAAGGAGAAGGCATTCGAACTGCGCGAAGCCGCATCGCTCGACGTCGCCAACCTCGAAGCCGGTGACCTTCACGTAGGCACCGAACCACCAGCCGATGCCGAAAACTGGGAACAAGACGCCGACGTGCTCGACACCTGGTTCTCGTCGTGGCTGTGGCCATTCGCCACCATGACCAAGGTCGGCGAGAAGAGCGACACGCTGAAGAAGTTCTACCCGACCACCGACCTGGTAACCGGACCGGACATCATCTTCTTCTGGGTTGCCCGCATGATCATGGCCGGCTTCCACTTCGAAGGGCAGAAGCCGTTCAACAACGTGTTCTTCACCTCGATTATCCGCGACATCAAAGGTCGCAAGATGTCGAAGAGCCTCGGCAACTCGCCGGACCCACTCGACCTCATGGCCGAGTACGGCGCCGACGGCCTGCGCTTCGGCTTGATGCGCATCGCCCCGACCGGTACCGACGTGAAGTTCGACGAGTCGCAGATCGGTGAAGGCCGCAACTTCGCTAACAAGCTCTACAACGCAGTGCGTTTCCGCCTTATGCAGGGCAACGCCGGCACGTCCAGCGACCTCGACATCACCGAACTCGAGCTGACCGATGTTCACATCGACATCCTCGCCAAGCTCGATCAACTCGCGATCGACCTGGAGAACGCCTACGCGGATTATCAGTTCAACACCGTCACCCAGGTGCTCTACCAGTTCTTCTGGAACGAGTACTGCGACTGGTTCGTGGAGGCCTCGAAGGGCTCGCTGCGTGAAGAAGAAGGCAGTGCCGCACGCACCGCCACACTTTGGGTCATCGACACCGTGCTCGAGCGCTTCCTTGCGCACTTGCATCCGTTCATGCCGCACATCACCGAAGAACTGTGGGAAACCCTCGGGTTCGCAGGTGACAGCGGCTTGCCGCTGATGCAGACCCCGATCAACACCACCCCGGTGCTCGCAAAGCTCGACGCTGCTGCAGTCGCCACCGCCAAGGCCACCGCCACCGCGCTCTACGAAACCGTGGGCCGTGCGCGCAACCTCAAGGCGGAGTACAACCTGGCATCCAACAAAAACGTGCGCTTCGTCCTGGCCCCGGCCGGCGATGCACCAAGCCAGGCCACGCTCGATACACTGCAACTCCTCGCAGGCTCCAAAGCTGTGGACGTCGACCCTAACTTCGACGCACCAAAGGGCACCCCGTCGGCGATCACCCCACTCGGCGCACTGACCATGCCGCTGGAAGGGTTGATCGACCTCGATGCAGAACGCAGCCGCCTCACCAAGGAGATCGGCAAAGTCGAAGGCGAACTCAAGAAGTCCCGCGGCAAGCTCAGCAACCCATCATTCGCCGAACGCGCCCCAGAGGCCGTCGTCAATACCGAGCGCGAACGCTTGAAAGAATGGGAGAGCAAACTCGCACAATTGCAGGAAATGCTCGCAGCCCTCGGCTAG
- a CDS encoding transposase, giving the protein MSSESDTLVGGVSGGMKAAKKLGSMGAAAREALVAIEAKTAAHVGAGWWGVSEDLEGNVVNLRRPQKRMLGEKGEDACYHVMSRTVGGEVFFDDVEKEALKKLIWKMARFSMVRVVTYAVMGNHFHVLAVVPDAEKALAKFREPGGEELLLKHISCLYSRNAVDEFAQQLKRLGERGQEKARAELIERMLARMCDISRFMNAVKVRFTRWYNKRHERRGTLWMSRFKSVLIGSDEAMRNVALYIELNPVRAGLVDDPVAYRWCGWAEAEVGGSRRARRGICKAVDCPVDSWERGDDRARETYRKLIAYVIERELAARYEEARSAVERGEATREQRLLVRAGRPEVDSEQPGVTKYLLRRTRYFSDSVVIGTKSFVEHAHERYAECFSPRRKTFATKMRDPRGDGRIADEAHYTLKNLVKRVWGSQF; this is encoded by the coding sequence GTGTCAAGTGAGTCCGACACGCTGGTTGGCGGCGTATCGGGTGGTATGAAAGCGGCGAAAAAGCTCGGAAGTATGGGTGCTGCGGCGCGGGAGGCGCTGGTTGCGATTGAAGCGAAAACGGCGGCGCATGTTGGCGCAGGATGGTGGGGTGTGAGCGAGGATCTGGAGGGGAATGTGGTGAATTTGAGGCGCCCGCAGAAGCGGATGCTGGGGGAGAAAGGTGAGGATGCCTGTTATCATGTGATGAGCCGCACGGTTGGGGGCGAGGTGTTCTTCGATGATGTGGAGAAGGAGGCTCTGAAGAAGCTGATCTGGAAGATGGCGAGGTTCTCGATGGTGCGGGTGGTGACCTATGCGGTGATGGGGAACCATTTCCACGTGTTGGCCGTGGTGCCGGACGCGGAGAAGGCATTGGCAAAGTTCCGTGAGCCGGGCGGAGAAGAGCTGCTGCTCAAACATATCAGCTGCCTGTACTCGCGGAACGCGGTGGATGAATTTGCCCAGCAGTTGAAGCGGCTGGGTGAGCGTGGTCAGGAGAAGGCGCGGGCTGAGCTGATCGAACGGATGCTGGCGCGGATGTGCGACATTTCACGCTTTATGAACGCGGTGAAAGTGCGTTTCACCAGATGGTATAACAAGCGTCATGAGCGCAGAGGGACGTTGTGGATGTCGCGCTTCAAGAGTGTGCTGATCGGCAGTGATGAGGCGATGCGCAACGTGGCGCTCTATATTGAACTGAACCCGGTGCGAGCAGGGCTGGTGGATGATCCGGTGGCGTATCGTTGGTGTGGCTGGGCCGAGGCCGAAGTTGGTGGGAGTAGGCGTGCACGCCGCGGGATCTGCAAGGCGGTGGATTGCCCGGTGGATAGCTGGGAGCGAGGTGATGACAGGGCGCGAGAAACGTACCGTAAGTTGATCGCCTATGTGATTGAGAGGGAGTTGGCGGCGCGCTATGAGGAGGCGAGGTCGGCAGTGGAAAGAGGAGAGGCGACACGCGAGCAGCGTTTGTTGGTTCGAGCGGGGCGTCCCGAGGTGGATTCGGAGCAGCCGGGAGTGACGAAGTATTTGCTGCGTCGCACACGTTACTTCAGTGATAGCGTGGTGATTGGGACGAAGTCGTTCGTCGAGCACGCGCATGAGCGGTATGCGGAGTGTTTCTCGCCGCGAAGGAAAACGTTCGCGACAAAAATGCGTGATCCGAGGGGAGATGGTCGGATTGCCGACGAGGCGCATTACACGCTGAAGAATCTAGTCAAACGAGTGTGGGGTAGCCAGTTCTGA
- a CDS encoding SAM-dependent methyltransferase translates to MSSQSPQSGASPQTTRRVLDDMFEENQNTVPLEDFVHTALHDEEIGYYASAIATVGRSGDFSTFATANNDLARGMAEAIRRSGLRDIIEVGAGSGQLAREVIKALGLSSRITKRLRYHIVDTSAPLVEHQKKALRSVFPTKVQWHDSVADALECIGRPAFIFGNELIDAFAPVVLMWRETQQNWAEICLHRNDVNGIAEIARTTKDLENLLGVPASQFTATQTAAWPGGKPPYRQRIELHATFRDWWEEWSTALPEGSEVCWIDYGDTFPELYHREPNGTLRAYFRHERLTGSAVFTRMGKQDITSDVNFSDIRQWGESFGLTTIHDCRQSEWLAAQGIQLTTTDGAPAEEAHDAFRVVAFRK, encoded by the coding sequence GTGTCGTCTCAGTCCCCGCAATCCGGAGCATCTCCCCAAACCACCCGCCGCGTTCTCGACGACATGTTCGAAGAGAACCAGAACACAGTTCCGCTCGAGGACTTCGTACACACCGCCCTTCACGACGAAGAGATCGGCTACTACGCCTCGGCCATTGCCACTGTCGGGCGATCGGGCGACTTCTCCACCTTTGCCACCGCCAACAACGACCTGGCACGCGGGATGGCGGAAGCGATCCGCCGCTCTGGCCTGCGCGACATTATCGAAGTCGGTGCCGGCAGCGGCCAGCTCGCCCGTGAGGTGATCAAAGCGCTCGGCCTGAGCAGTCGCATCACCAAACGTCTGCGCTACCACATCGTCGACACCTCCGCGCCACTGGTTGAGCACCAGAAGAAGGCGCTACGCTCAGTCTTCCCCACCAAAGTTCAGTGGCATGACTCGGTAGCCGACGCATTGGAATGCATTGGCCGCCCCGCCTTCATCTTCGGCAATGAGTTGATCGATGCCTTCGCTCCCGTCGTGCTCATGTGGCGGGAAACCCAACAGAATTGGGCGGAGATTTGCCTCCACCGCAACGACGTCAACGGCATCGCCGAAATCGCCCGCACCACGAAGGATCTCGAGAACTTGCTCGGCGTCCCGGCTTCACAATTCACCGCGACCCAAACCGCCGCATGGCCGGGTGGCAAGCCGCCCTACCGTCAGCGCATCGAACTTCACGCCACGTTCCGCGACTGGTGGGAGGAATGGTCCACCGCCCTCCCGGAGGGCAGCGAAGTCTGCTGGATCGATTACGGCGACACCTTCCCCGAGCTCTACCACCGCGAACCAAATGGCACCCTGCGCGCCTACTTCCGCCACGAGCGCCTCACGGGCTCGGCGGTCTTCACCCGAATGGGCAAACAAGACATCACCAGCGATGTGAACTTTTCCGACATCCGCCAATGGGGCGAATCGTTCGGGCTCACCACCATCCACGATTGCCGCCAATCCGAATGGCTCGCCGCCCAGGGCATCCAGCTCACCACCACCGACGGCGCCCCTGCAGAAGAAGCCCACGACGCCTTCCGCGTGGTGGCGTTCAGGAAATGA
- the rpsU gene encoding 30S ribosomal protein S21 — protein sequence MPEVTINKGEPVDRALKRLKSKMESEGILEEVRRLRAFETPTQKRLRKSRAAAKRAKVRWKFSMSDIKKEAAENA from the coding sequence ATGCCAGAGGTAACCATCAACAAAGGCGAGCCAGTCGACCGCGCACTCAAGCGCCTCAAGTCCAAAATGGAATCCGAGGGAATCCTCGAAGAAGTTCGCCGCTTGCGCGCATTCGAGACCCCAACCCAGAAGCGTCTCCGCAAGTCCCGCGCCGCTGCCAAGCGCGCTAAAGTCCGTTGGAAATTCTCGATGAGCGACATCAAGAAGGAAGCCGCTGAGAATGCCTAA
- a CDS encoding AMP-binding protein: MSQIITIGFDELPSHGALILPNRLEFSHLLHLEKELSGRQILYLAEDGGAYDGLTQTHLEKEGTDAVAFAIDEPAPEELLQIVGDHIKAGGMAVFVPGKVTERRATTQTVRPQALEVLTSLNVPVIPAFVETPRNTVLATESTDDYPEAILVLGEEIPADKASPAAFLENVYISGEAAYATLPVLKKNLARVLLEGLKRHANNAGLIDGMDGSELAYGRILAASLALAGELKKQTQKERVAIILPPGRAGLIANLAVVFANKVPVNLNFTAGAGAVESAIRQADVDKFITVDKFVRKMQAFPWPPTRDLIFLERLLPSLKGSMTRWFIASKFLSAEFIANRLQLPKKGGDREAVLLFTSGSSGEPKGVALSHRNVLANVNQFGARLDLHHEDSVLGCLPLFHSFGCTVTLWYPVIEGLTLVTYPSPAETVKLAELIEQHKVSLLVATPTFLRGYLRRAKPEQLESLKLVVTGAEKLPATLRESFAKRFGKEVLEGYGLTETSPVTNVNLPDPTPKPDDQDLPVLPTARAGSVGHMVQGLAIRITDPATDEPLPIDQPGIIWFKGANVFGGYLNKPETNAEILQDGWLRTGDIGRLDHDGFLYIEGRLSRFSKIGGEMVPHERVEELIVQALGLENQDERCVTVVGLPDEQKGEQLVLLSTVSAGNPGQEIIDLRYRLLEMKVPSLWIPKTMIPVNEIPLLASGKLDIRGCEAKAKGE, from the coding sequence ATGAGCCAGATTATCACCATCGGATTCGACGAACTTCCATCCCACGGGGCACTCATCCTGCCCAACCGCCTGGAGTTTTCCCACCTCCTCCACCTGGAGAAGGAGCTCAGTGGCCGCCAGATCCTGTACTTGGCAGAGGACGGAGGCGCTTACGACGGACTGACTCAAACCCACCTTGAAAAGGAAGGCACCGACGCCGTGGCATTCGCCATCGACGAACCCGCACCGGAAGAACTCCTGCAGATCGTAGGCGATCACATCAAAGCCGGTGGTATGGCGGTATTCGTGCCGGGCAAGGTCACCGAACGCCGAGCCACCACCCAGACCGTGCGCCCACAGGCTCTGGAGGTCCTCACCAGCCTCAATGTGCCGGTCATTCCAGCGTTCGTCGAAACCCCGCGCAACACAGTGCTCGCCACCGAGTCCACCGACGACTACCCCGAGGCCATCCTCGTGCTCGGAGAAGAAATCCCGGCCGACAAGGCATCCCCCGCAGCGTTCCTCGAGAATGTCTACATCAGCGGAGAGGCCGCCTACGCCACGCTGCCCGTACTCAAAAAGAACCTGGCACGCGTCCTCCTCGAAGGACTCAAGCGCCACGCCAACAACGCCGGACTCATCGACGGCATGGACGGGTCCGAACTCGCCTACGGCCGCATCCTCGCAGCATCACTCGCTCTGGCAGGTGAGCTGAAGAAGCAGACGCAAAAAGAACGCGTCGCCATCATTCTACCTCCAGGCCGCGCCGGACTCATCGCCAACCTGGCGGTCGTCTTTGCCAACAAAGTCCCGGTGAACTTGAACTTCACCGCCGGAGCAGGTGCCGTGGAGTCTGCCATCCGCCAAGCCGATGTCGATAAGTTCATCACGGTGGATAAGTTCGTGCGCAAAATGCAGGCGTTCCCGTGGCCTCCAACCCGCGACCTCATTTTCCTCGAGCGCCTGCTTCCATCGCTCAAAGGGTCGATGACCCGCTGGTTCATCGCCAGCAAGTTCCTCTCGGCCGAGTTCATCGCCAACCGTCTGCAGCTGCCGAAAAAGGGTGGCGACCGCGAGGCCGTGCTGCTCTTCACCAGCGGCTCGTCCGGTGAACCCAAAGGCGTGGCGCTCAGCCACCGCAATGTGTTGGCCAACGTGAACCAATTCGGTGCGCGTCTCGACCTCCATCACGAAGACTCCGTTTTGGGCTGCCTGCCGCTCTTCCATAGTTTTGGCTGCACGGTGACGCTGTGGTACCCGGTGATCGAAGGCCTGACGCTGGTGACCTATCCGTCCCCGGCCGAGACGGTGAAGCTCGCCGAATTGATCGAGCAACACAAAGTCAGCCTGCTGGTGGCGACTCCGACCTTCCTCCGTGGCTACCTCCGCCGCGCCAAGCCAGAGCAACTTGAGTCGCTCAAGCTGGTCGTGACCGGAGCGGAAAAGCTGCCCGCCACGTTGCGTGAATCCTTCGCCAAGCGCTTCGGCAAAGAAGTTCTGGAAGGCTACGGACTGACCGAGACCTCACCGGTCACCAACGTCAACCTGCCAGACCCGACGCCAAAGCCCGATGACCAGGACCTCCCAGTGCTCCCAACCGCACGCGCAGGCTCGGTCGGCCACATGGTGCAAGGTCTCGCCATCCGCATCACCGATCCCGCCACCGACGAACCGCTCCCGATCGACCAACCGGGCATCATTTGGTTCAAAGGCGCCAATGTCTTCGGCGGCTACCTCAACAAACCGGAAACCAACGCGGAGATCCTACAAGACGGGTGGCTGCGTACCGGCGATATCGGCCGCCTCGACCACGACGGCTTCCTCTACATCGAAGGACGCCTCTCACGCTTCTCAAAAATCGGCGGAGAAATGGTACCTCACGAACGTGTCGAAGAACTCATCGTTCAAGCACTCGGACTCGAGAACCAGGACGAACGCTGCGTCACCGTCGTCGGCCTGCCGGACGAACAAAAAGGCGAGCAACTGGTGCTGCTTTCCACCGTTTCAGCCGGCAACCCGGGGCAGGAAATCATCGACCTTCGCTACCGCCTGCTGGAAATGAAAGTGCCATCACTCTGGATCCCGAAAACCATGATCCCCGTCAACGAGATCCCATTGCTGGCATCCGGCAAACTCGACATCCGCGGCTGCGAAGCTAAAGCCAAGGGCGAATAA
- the tgt gene encoding tRNA guanosine(34) transglycosylase Tgt, whose protein sequence is MSFELLHTDATTKARRGRLTTPHGVIETPIFMPVGTQGTVKTLHPDDLLAIEAQIILGNTYHLYLRPGLDVIDQFGGLHNFMQWQRPILTDSGGFQVWSLAKLRKITEEGVRFQNHLNGAAMMLSPEVSMEIQARLGSDIAMLFDECPPYPCERSYAEESTDLTSRWAKRCRDWVDANRPEATDGGRQLHFGIVQGSVYADLRERSARALVDLGFDGYAIGGVSVGEPEVEMMRAMDHAVPFLPEDKPRYAMGLGTPPQLLEMIARGVDMFDCVMPTRVARNGMAFTFDGPINFKNARHEFDTSPLHPDTHPTVLPFSRAYIRHLIKAGEILGLRLLSLHNLHFFLTLMQQAREAISANRFEEFKNEFIERYEARNY, encoded by the coding sequence ATGTCATTCGAACTGCTGCATACCGACGCCACGACAAAAGCACGGCGCGGGCGCCTGACCACGCCGCACGGTGTGATTGAGACGCCGATTTTCATGCCGGTGGGAACCCAGGGGACCGTTAAAACCCTGCACCCCGACGATTTGTTGGCGATCGAGGCGCAGATTATTCTGGGCAACACGTATCACCTCTACCTCCGTCCGGGGCTCGATGTGATCGACCAATTTGGCGGGTTGCATAATTTCATGCAGTGGCAGCGCCCGATTTTGACGGACTCAGGTGGATTCCAAGTGTGGTCGTTGGCAAAGCTGCGCAAGATCACCGAAGAAGGTGTGCGCTTCCAGAACCACCTGAATGGCGCGGCGATGATGCTCTCGCCGGAGGTTTCGATGGAGATCCAGGCGCGCCTGGGTAGTGACATTGCGATGCTTTTCGACGAGTGCCCGCCGTACCCGTGCGAGCGCAGTTATGCGGAAGAGAGCACCGACCTGACATCCCGGTGGGCCAAGCGTTGCCGCGACTGGGTGGATGCCAACCGTCCGGAGGCTACGGATGGCGGGCGGCAGTTGCACTTTGGAATTGTCCAGGGCTCGGTGTATGCGGACTTGCGCGAGCGCTCGGCCCGTGCGCTGGTCGATCTTGGCTTCGATGGCTATGCGATCGGAGGTGTGAGTGTGGGTGAGCCGGAAGTGGAAATGATGCGCGCCATGGATCATGCCGTGCCGTTCCTGCCTGAAGACAAGCCGCGCTATGCGATGGGGTTGGGCACGCCGCCGCAGTTGCTTGAGATGATCGCCCGCGGGGTGGATATGTTTGACTGCGTGATGCCAACCCGAGTCGCCCGCAATGGCATGGCGTTTACCTTCGATGGTCCGATCAACTTCAAGAACGCACGTCACGAGTTCGATACTTCGCCGCTGCATCCGGATACGCACCCTACCGTGCTTCCGTTCTCGCGAGCCTATATTAGACACCTGATCAAAGCGGGAGAAATCCTCGGATTGAGGTTGCTTTCCCTACATAATCTGCATTTCTTTCTCACCCTTATGCAGCAAGCGCGTGAGGCCATCAGCGCCAATCGATTCGAGGAATTCAAGAATGAGTTCATCGAGCGCTACGAAGCCCGCAATTATTAG
- the yajC gene encoding preprotein translocase subunit YajC yields MNTNLASSLELLAQSNQGNPMGTVIMMVLMFVMFYFILIRPQRKRQKELEAKVKSLKTGMKVVTIGGINGIVANVKERTLVLKVADNVKIEFEKSAVATVVTKDDEKAGSAPAKEEKK; encoded by the coding sequence ATGAACACAAACCTCGCATCATCACTCGAACTCCTCGCTCAAAGCAATCAGGGGAACCCAATGGGCACCGTCATCATGATGGTTCTCATGTTCGTCATGTTCTACTTCATTCTGATCCGCCCGCAGCGCAAGCGTCAGAAGGAGCTCGAAGCCAAGGTCAAGTCGCTCAAGACCGGCATGAAGGTCGTCACCATCGGCGGCATCAACGGCATCGTTGCCAACGTGAAAGAGCGCACACTCGTGCTCAAAGTGGCCGACAACGTGAAGATTGAGTTCGAAAAGAGCGCTGTCGCCACCGTCGTGACCAAAGACGACGAAAAGGCCGGATCGGCTCCAGCGAAGGAAGAAAAGAAGTAA